The segment ACCTCAATCCGAATGTCAGCGAGCCGGTCAATCGTATTCTGAGCGGGATCGAAAATATCGTTCTGATCGAGCCGCAGGAGTATCTGCCATTTGTCTGGTTGATGAACCGCGCATGGCTGATCCTCACGGATTCTGGTGGTATTCAGGAAGAGGCGCCGTCACTTGGCAAACCGGTGTTGGTAATGCGAGACACCACCGAACGCCCGGAGGCGGTTGCTGCTGGTACGGTCAGGTTGGTGGGTACGGATATTGATAAAATTGTGGCAGAAGTCAGCCTGTTGCTGGACAACGATGAAGTCTGGCAGGCGATGAGCCATGCGCACAATCCTTATGGCGACGGCCAGGCCTGCGCGCGCATTTTGCAGGTTCTTAAAAATCATAGAGTTTAACCATGAGTTTTCACACCATTTCCGTTATTGGACTGGGTTACATTGGGCTGCCGACCGCAGCCGTTTTTGCCTCTCGGGAAATTAAAGTGGTGGGCGTTGATATCAATGCCCACGCAGTCGAAACCATCAATCGTGGTGAAATTCACATTGTTGAACCGGAACTCGACAAGGTGGTCCACGAGGCCGTGCAGCGCGGTTTTCTGCGCGCCACGACCCAGGTGGAAGCAGCCGATGCCTTTCTGATTGCGGTTCCCACGCCTTTTATCGGTGATCACCAGCCGGATCTCAGCTATGTCCAGGCGGCAGCGTCTTCTATCGCTCCGGTATTAAAAGCGGGCGATTTAGTGATTCTCGAATCCACTTCCCCGGTTGGGACGACGGAACAGCTGGCCGCCTGGCTGGCGGCTGCGCGTCCGGACTTGCGTTTTCCGCAGCATGGTGAGGCACCCGATATCGCCATTGCCTACTGCCCGGAGCGCGTGTTGCCTGGCAAAGTGATGGTGGAGTTGATTGAAAACGATCGCGTGATCGGTGGCATGACACCCGCTTGCTCCGCGCGTGCCAGCGAGTTGTACCGCATCTTCCTGCGTGGTGAGTGTGTAGAAACCCACGCGCGCACGGCGGAGATGTGCAAGCTGACAGAAAACAGCTTCCGTGACGTTAATATCGCGTTTGCCAATGAACTGTCACTGATCTGCGCTGAACAGGGAATTAATGTCTGGGAACTGATTGCGCTGGCGAATCGCCACCCACGCGTCAACATTCTGCAACCCGGCCCTGGTGTGGGCGGTCACTGCATTGCTGTCGATCCCTGGTTTATCGTGGCGCAAAACCCACAGCAGGCGCGTCTGATCCGCACCGCGCGAGAAGTTAACGATGCCAAACCGCTCTGGGTTTTGGATCAGGTGAAGCAGGCGTTAGCCGAATGCCTGACCGCCAGTGGCAAACGCGCCAGCGAAGTGAGTATCGCCTGCTTTGGCCTGGCGTTTAAACCCAATATTGATGACCTGCGTGAAAGCCCGGCCATGACCGTGGCAGAACTGATTGCCGATTGGCACAGCGGCGCCACCTGGGTAGTTGAACCGCATATCAACACGATCCCTAACCGCCTGGCGGGTAAAGCTACGCTGGTAACGACCACCGAGGCACTCCAACAGGCTGATATTTTGGTGATGCTGGTTGATCACACGCCGTTCCGCGCCATTGATGCCGCGCAGGTCACGCAAGCGTGGATTGTCGATACTAAAGGGGTTTGGCGATGAAACACATTCTGGTCAACGACGATGTCCATCTGTGTCAGCATTAACCCACTGCCGTGGGAGAGTGGCTTCTTTAGCCTGAATACCGCGCGCCTCGAAATCGATGGCGACACACCGCTGGCGCACGCATTGCAGCAGCCCTGTGGCTTGTGGCAAATCAAGGTCGCGGCTGAACGCAACGATGTGATCGATGCCATCAGCCAGCATGGTTTTCAGTTGGTGGAAGGGGAAGCCGATCTCGCCATCAATATCAAACGTACCGAGCGGCAAACTGGCGTGCGCATCGCGCGTGAAGCGCAGATCCCGGCATTGCGTGCCGCCGCCGGAGTGGCGTTTCGTCTGAGCCGCTTTCGTACCCCGTGGTTTAAGGCGGATGACAGCAGCCGTTTCTACGCACAGTGGATTGAGAACGCAGTACGCGGCACGTTTGATAACCAGTGCCTGATTGCCTGCGATGAACAGGGCGAATTGCAGGGTTTTGTCTCGATACGCGAGCAGGACGGTGATGCGCGCATTGGGCTGCTGGCAGTGTTGCCGGAAGCGCAGGGTAAGGGTATCGGCCAGCGCTTGCTGCTGTCGGCCGCTGACTGGGGGCGGGTGCGCCAGCTTAATCGGCTACGTGTTGCTACCCAACTCAGCAATCTGACGGCGATGCGTCTCTATTTACGCAGCGGTGCACGGCTGGAAAGCACGGCTTACTGGTTCTACAGGAACGCACATGATCCCATTTAATGCGCCCCCGATCGTGGGCAGCGAAATTGAATATATGCAATCGGCGATGGCCAGCGGCAAGCTCTGCGGCGATGGCGGCTTTACCCGGCGTTGCCAGCAATGGATGGAGCAGCATTTCGGCAGCAAAAAGGTTCTGCTGACGCCTTCCTGCACGGCCTCGCTGGAGATGGCTGCGTTGCTGATTGATATCCAGCCCGGCGATGAAGTGATTATGCCGAGCTACACCTTTGTATCCACGGCCAATGCCTTTGTGCTGCGTGGTGCCACAATCGTGTTTGTGGATGTGCGTCCCGATACATTGAACATCGACGAAACCCTGATTGAAGCGGCGATCACCGAGAAAACCCGCGCTATCGTGCCAGTTCATTACGCCGGTGTGGCCTGCGAAATGGACACCATTATGGCGCTGGCGGCAAAGTATCAGCTTTACGTGATTGAAGATGCAGCGCAGGGGGTGATGTCAAACTACAAAGGGCGTGCGCTTGGCACCATCGGTCATATTGGTTGTTTTAGCTTCCATGAAACCAAAAACTACACCGCAGGTGG is part of the Pantoea phytobeneficialis genome and harbors:
- the wecC gene encoding UDP-N-acetyl-D-mannosamine dehydrogenase — encoded protein: MSFHTISVIGLGYIGLPTAAVFASREIKVVGVDINAHAVETINRGEIHIVEPELDKVVHEAVQRGFLRATTQVEAADAFLIAVPTPFIGDHQPDLSYVQAAASSIAPVLKAGDLVILESTSPVGTTEQLAAWLAAARPDLRFPQHGEAPDIAIAYCPERVLPGKVMVELIENDRVIGGMTPACSARASELYRIFLRGECVETHARTAEMCKLTENSFRDVNIAFANELSLICAEQGINVWELIALANRHPRVNILQPGPGVGGHCIAVDPWFIVAQNPQQARLIRTAREVNDAKPLWVLDQVKQALAECLTASGKRASEVSIACFGLAFKPNIDDLRESPAMTVAELIADWHSGATWVVEPHINTIPNRLAGKATLVTTTEALQQADILVMLVDHTPFRAIDAAQVTQAWIVDTKGVWR
- the rffC gene encoding dTDP-4-amino-4,6-dideoxy-D-galactose acyltransferase, producing the protein MSICVSINPLPWESGFFSLNTARLEIDGDTPLAHALQQPCGLWQIKVAAERNDVIDAISQHGFQLVEGEADLAINIKRTERQTGVRIAREAQIPALRAAAGVAFRLSRFRTPWFKADDSSRFYAQWIENAVRGTFDNQCLIACDEQGELQGFVSIREQDGDARIGLLAVLPEAQGKGIGQRLLLSAADWGRVRQLNRLRVATQLSNLTAMRLYLRSGARLESTAYWFYRNAHDPI